From Camelus bactrianus isolate YW-2024 breed Bactrian camel chromosome 16, ASM4877302v1, whole genome shotgun sequence, the proteins below share one genomic window:
- the KCNJ2 gene encoding inward rectifier potassium channel 2 has protein sequence MGSVRTNRYSIVSSEEDGMKLATLAVANGFGNGKSKVHTRQQCRSRFVKKDGHCNVQFINVGEKGQRYLADIFTTCVDIRWRWMLVIFCLAFVLSWLFFGCVFWLIALLHGDLDASKESKACVSEVNSFTAAFLFSIETQTTIGYGFRCVTDECPVAVFMVVFQSIVGCIIDAFIIGAVMAKMAKPKKRNETLVFSHNAVIAMRDGKLCLMWRVGNLRKSHLVEAHVRAQLLKSRITSEGEYIPLDQIDINVGFDSGIDRIFLVSPITIVHEIDEDSPLYDLSKQDIDNADFEIVVILEGMVEATAMTTQCRSSYLANEILWGHRYEPVLFEEKHYYKVDYSRFHKTYEVPSTPLCSARDLAEKKYILSNANSFCYENEVALTSKEEDGSENGVPESTSTDTPPGIDLHNQASVPLEPRPLRRESEI, from the coding sequence ATGGGCAGTGTGCGAACCAACCGCTACAGCATCGTCTCTTCCGAAGAAGACGGCATGAAGCTGGCCACCCTGGCGGTTGCGAACGGCTTTGGGAACGGGAAGAGTAAAGTCCACACGCGACAGCAGTGCAGGAGCCGCTTCGTGAAGAAGGACGGCCACTGCAACGTTCAGTTCATCAACGTGGGCGAGAAGGGCCAGCGCTACCTCGCGGACATCTTCACCACGTGTGTGGACATTCGCTGGCGGTGGATGCTGGTTATCTTCTGCCTGGCTTTCGTTCTCTCGTGGCTGTTCTTCGGCTGCGTGTTTTGGTTAATAGCCCTACTCCACGGGGATCTGGATGCCTCGAAGGAGAGCAAGGCCTGTGTGTCGGAGGTCAACAGCTTCACGGCCGCCTTCCTTTTCTCCATCGAGACCCAGACCACCATAGGCTACGGCTTCCGGTGTGTCACGGACGAATGCCCCGTCGCGGTCTTCATGGTGGTCTTCCAGTCCATTGTGGGCTGCATCATCGACGCCTTTATCATCGGCGCGGTCATGGCCAAGATGGCGAAGCCGAAGAAGAGAAACGAGACCCTCGTCTTCAGCCACAACGCCGTGATCGCCATGAGAGACGGCAAGCTGTGTCTGATGTGGCGAGTGGGGAATCTTCGGAAGAGCCACTTGGTGGAAGCGCACGTCCGAGCCCAGCTCCTCAAATCCAGAATCACCTCTGAAGGGGAGTACATCCCCCTGGATCAGATAGATATCAACGTCGGCTTTGACAGTGGCATTGACCGTATATTCCTGGTGTCCCCAATCACCATTGTCCACGAAATAGACGAAGACAGCCCCCTGTATGACTTGAGTAAACAGGACATTGACAACGCAGACTTTGAAATTGTCGTCATCCTGGAGGGCATGGTGGAAGCCACGGCCATGACGACGCAGTGCCGGAGCTCCTATCTGGCCAACGAGATCCTCTGGGGCCACCGCTATGAGCCCGTCCTCTTCGAAGAGAAGCACTACTACAAAGTGGACTATTCCAGGTTCCACAAGACTTACGAAGTCCCCAGCACGCCCCTCTGCAGTGCCAGAGACTTGGCGGAAAAGAAGTACATCCTCTCCAATGCTAACTCATTCTGCTATGAAAACGAGGTTGCCCTGACGAGCAAAGAGGAAGACGGCAGTGAGAATGGAGTTCCGGAGAGCACGAGTACGGACACGCCGCCGGGCATAGACCTGCACAACCAGGCCAGTGTCCCTCTAGAGCCCAGGCCCTTGCGGCGAGAGTCGGAGATATGA